GAATTAACgtcattatcatcatcttcctcgcattgtcccggcattttgccacggctcacgggagcctgaggtccgcttgacaactaatcccaagaattgatgtaggcactaatttttacgatTGGAATGAACGTAATTCCTGGATTCCCCGGTagaacctacttacctacccgGTAGAAaaaggggactacgtttgtatggagaaatgactacTCACTTTCCTTTTACAGCTTTTACACTGTCCGAACAGAAATCAGAAATAAGTTCTGTTTgtgaaaatatttgtaaaaaaaaacaataaatgtataaatatgaCTGTGCCTAAGTTAGCGTAAATCGTCAAAGCTTCTTGGTTACGGTTCGGTGATGATGATATCTTTGACCGCCTATATTTtgtgtttatattatatttttacttaaatattgaactactacaaaaataataatcatattattaaaatattaaatacgtaggaaatatatttccaaaaacatGCTCGAGCACCGACGCGATGTTAAGTAGGCTTAATATTTTTCTTATCAATATTTGCAAAAATTCTAacctatataattttatacccgTTCTTGATTTGATACCAAGTTATTTACCGTTAAGTATGTAAAATTTTTCCTTAATAGCAACATCAGTAAAAATGAAGCTTacgtttttattgtacctacttgaaaCGTAAAACGTATTAATGTGGCatatatttcaaaaataaaatatacaaacttGAACGATCTGATTTCCTGGTTCcctatgaaattgtatattctGTCAAAATTACGAAACTCATTGATATTGTATACTCCAAAGTATAAAAGAAAAGGGGTCGATGTATACGTGTATTTAATCAGATTTCGCTAACCACTGCCACGTCTGGTGTTGCTTGTAGTTTGttatatcgatatcgataattgGCAGGATCGACCGCCGCGACGTCGGCGATGACCGCGTCGACCCACATGTGATAGACCGCGCGCTTCGCCTCCTACAACTTCAAACCCTAGACCGTCTTTACTCCTACCACACGCGACCAAGGTACGATCGATGTCCGCAGTGTCGATAAAACGTCTTGTCGACGTAGTCGAATGTTTCTTGTGCTTTCTTCTTTAGATTTATAGGACAATATATTGTCTGTCTGACTTATATAACATTCTACCTAATCGAGATTCTTGTGCGTTAGATTCCGCTTgaacataaataatatacatataatatgcagttatttatatataatatgtaaataactgTAACGGAAAAAACACCATCGATCTTTTTCCTTGTCGCCggtgtaattttatttgttgCTTTTCTCTTCACTAGCCCAATTCTTATatctgtcaccgtaaaattgtaaacactcgtcatattataatctcgctagttacattataaactgacggtagggagattataatctaacctaacctaacctacgttagattataaactaatgggttcacaatcttacggtgtcataatcGATAATAACCTTTAATATGATTGCTCTACGCCACAATGCCTTTGTTTATCTAAATCACATGTTAACGTGCAATTTTGTTTAGTAATTTCGCGATTTAGTTGACATTTTTAATTGATTTATAGgataaataatataggtatagtataaTGTTTGtcccatattattttattttgaatattttttacacCGTCAAGTAAGACGACAATGTTGAACTTACAAATTACTTGTCAATTTTTCACGAAAATAAGGCGTCCTAAAAAATATCATGTTTCAAACACAATTAACGCTTGCGCGATAATTACTAATGAACTCGGTATACTTAACTTGTTAAAATCCATTAGTCCAAGGCAAGGAAAATTGACGGGTATTCCCTAACAGGCGGACTTTTAGAGTTGATCGAtggtatttaacaaaaaaagtaTCTGAAACATAATATCCATTTCCTGTAAGAAAAACAATtctttattaaccttttgatcACCAAAGACGTCGAATATCAATAACAGAAAACCTTTGACTTTGATTGTAAGccgattttataataaaaatcccgGGTTGCTTATCATCAACgtattaactaaaaataaccTACATCTATTTTTGGTATTTCGGCACTCGGGTTTCGGacacttttttaattttgagtTAAATGATGAAATGTAAGTGGACCGTAAGCTCTAAAGCAGTAGCTCGATTACTTTGGTGATAAGAGGATTGGGGTCATTAAACATATTATTGGCAAATTTTTGGACTGCACCCTGTTTTTGGACTTGACAGGCAAGATACATTTTTTCAGTGGGtacttgagactcaaataaaataaaataaacgtgaTAAATATGTACCCAGGTCGTTAAGTTCTAATGATAAGAAGGCGGCAGATTGTTTTAGCGCGTTTTATATATATAGGGTATagcagtaggtatgtacttacaataagtatcccatatttttttactgtctaaaagcattaaaaattaacttattaagttAAAATCAAGTTGTACTAACAAGTAATACAATTAGCGTTTACGAATAACTGGATTGATTAAAAAAGGTTCGTGTGTGTATAATGCGTCAGAAAATCTAAGTACCTGTATGAAAAGTATCAAAATCATTTTTAGCCAGGcctgatattttttattaatttttgaaTTCTGATTACGGTAGATTAGCGTGAAAAGAAAACGAATTTCTTGTTTCTTTTTCTCTAAttatatgtttaaaaaaacgtaTGGCTGTTATGGATGAAAGAATAAATGGAGGAATGAATGAttgtatgaatgaatgaatctttatttcaggcaactagttgCTCATACATAAATATCCACTATCCACTGCCCgttaccagccctagtagcacggtcgcatttttatcgtttgtcaccatgcctgtcacgttttaacaagtatgtaagtgcgaatgtgacgggcatagtgatagccgataaaaatggaaccgtgctgagcccgcagcagTTCTGCGTGGTACGTATGTGGCCTCTACACcttggccccgtagacaacatgctaaTCGCTCCGTAGCGATAAAACGcatctgtcactgtcacactaatatagaagaatgatagagagacgcaaagcgattcgatgggtgatagagagagaaataagtttttggcaaagatttaatttttggtacaagcttttatcgctgactgtacttttcttacgacagacaacgagacaattctaaaaacccctaacacaattctagttcgtttttttagcattagaaagaacttgcaagaaggtaagcgatcttaacatgtcttttaattgaaaaacgctttttaaaaatcaaaaattattacttatgaaagcagaagaatataaatgatcgtattagattcataattgttacatatttgccgtaacttatttttaaaatgtgtttttcaattaaaagacacatcaagattgtttaggTACCTTATTAGAAataagctaaaaaaaacgaagtataggttgcgttgtttcatcacagagttcctatggccactagaactacatacagctgccaattttcatgacgctacgatccttggaagatggttaaattagttaccttagattcctttacattgttagttacatacaggtcgacctaataaaagcttgttaaaaatgaaaattttgctAAAAACTTATTCTGAAAATAAACGCACGTTATACTTTATCGATAAAGTAAATACTTATAGGCGAAGTGCTGTTGTGTCTTTACGTCCTATGAACACTATTTTTTAATTGATACATTTATTTGTCGTCAGGTTTGGGAAACGCTCCGATTCCTTCACAAACTGGGCCAAGGATCTTGAAGtaagtattttcttttcattaCTAATAATAACGAATAGTGGTTGAGGCCTGAAATAATAGTCATTATGTTGTGATACTCGTAAAACGATATACGAGACTATAAATTAtgtattgtaataatttaattaatgtttaatcaatatatataataaaaggaagtgtacaatgtgcgtgccgctaaaactcagaaatgagccccgatacgatcaaggaagttttatggtgtggtagccctctatctcccgtccatgaagaagtttcccgtttttacctgaagcgtgtgcttttgaagatataagggctgaaagtttcgcccAGACCCAGACCCAGAAGCAGTCGtattgttattgaatattgaaccttaacttaatagacgaaagttcagaatagatcgtgaaatatatacctacaaaaatgtgtacctggtgtggtgtctcgggtctcggagactagacatttctagaacagtccagaacattcgggaggattcgagagcattccacagcatttcagaacaTTCTGAAATGTTTTCAAATGTTTGAGAATGATCTAGGATAGCtatcattgtggaacattccagaacactttcgaatgttctggaatattcGGAACCATTCGAAGCCTTTTTTTGTAGGGTCGGAGCGGAGCTACCATTGGTACGCGTATATTGAGCAAGATCCGTCATGAGGTTAGAATGTTCGAGACCGACccagaatattctggaatgttgtcgaatattcggaTATAGCCTAGAATCCAGAATATGTTgtcgaatgttcgagaacatcccagatcattatggaatattccagaacactctcgaatgttgtggaatatgCTGGAATATTGGggccatttgatttttttacaactaccacacaatcacatgtcaactctctgagcgaagccgggtacctcagctagtaattaaattattgaGAGTGCCTCCTGACtgcataatatatgtaatatacctacataatcttACACATACACCCGTAATAGCTAACGAATTTAATGAACTTGTGTAATAATTCTACATGGGGTTGATTTAATCACATTAAAATCAAACAAGAGTCGCAACTAAAGTTAAAcccaattaaaaagttaaagtgAGAATATGATGGGATACTTATTGTACGTGAATGTTTTATATGGGTAGGTACTTTTGAAGAAATCCTTATTTTACTTAccagtagggcttgcaaatattcgaaactttcagatattcgaatattcgactttttctgacgacgtattcgaatattcgaataattattcgaatattataaaaaataagaaaaggaacgagaaatcggtttattatcgttttattcaaaagcttttttcacatattgctaaaacgaaggatatttggcagaaatccacttaattgactagattttatcatcctactatttataagatgcccacatttacaaaacaagtaaaacgccaaaattagacgtatttaatatttctagataaaacttattataaattcgtcgttgcgtgaaataatataactttaaccatccaaacacctagtgtatgtaagatattttttttagtaggtaattattttccgatttaaattaacttgtaatcactcagaggcctgtaaaaaggcctttaatttcattgtattttgaatatttattcactttatttgttgtggcaagttattattcctaatggtcggctaattatataatattggaatatttaagggaaaaagttagttgagtactgggtggattattcgtcagctaaaggtgcatggttagattaccaagttgggcaggtttggtatgattaaatttgagaattgcgataagtggcaaggtttagacttcaaaaattcgcttaacgtacgcttgtactgaataaacagaatgaccctttaacttaaaacttacgcaccgtaaaaataacatactttttgatttcgttttcttttaaattgagtcaggtttcactgtattcacgaagtctatcgagaggaattcagtaaaaatattatttccttcgtatttgggtacctaccgttcctcattcactgtaaatacccgtaaaacacacagaaagtgtaactacagcggatgacatagatttttttatagtaataaaaaatattcgaatattcgaaacctgagcggccgaatattcgaatatcaaaacaggtcgaatattcgacaaattcgaatattcgaatattcgaattgcaagccctacttttattattattattatttattcaggtaattacaacacaatatctaatcttaattacaaaagtatcggtaaaccagtaaggtttgtctcgatactccatccgcggtagattttatacaacaatagaatatcatatcttttaacttaagaaactacttacattCATAACATGCATGTACTTACCAGTCGGAATGGAGATATTTAGAGACGGTACCTATACGCATTTAGGGTGAacgacagttttttttaatttttgtacaaCTAAAACaattcatatatattttttcttccaCGAGACAGGTATTGGTCATTAAAAACTGTATCCAAGTGAATCTTTTTCGGAAAttcggtttttattttttattatttttgtatatattaattataaactgaattGATCCGAAAAATAATCCGGTCCCGGCCATTGCGGCAGGGCTtgattcttttttagggttccatagccaagtggcataaaacggaacccttatgggttcgtcatgtctgtctgtctgtccgtccgattcacagccacttttttccgaaactataagaactatactgttgaaacttggtaagtagatgtattctgtgaaccgcattaagattttcgcacaaaaatagaaaaaaaacaccaaattttgggggttctccatacttagaactgaaactcaaaaaatttttttttcattaaacccattcgtgtggggtatctatagataggtcttcaaaaatgatattgaggtttctaatatcatttttttctaaactgaatagtttgcgcgagaggcacttccaaagtggtaaaatgtgtgtcgctccctgtaacttctaaaataagagaatgataaaacaaaaaaaaatatatgatgtacattaccatgcaaacttccaccgaaaattggtttgaacgagatctagtaagtagtttttttttaatacgtcataaatcccctaaatgaacccttcatgggcgagtccgactcgcacttggccgcttttaattaCTATGACTATACTTAAACCGTACTATGTGTGCACTTATTGGTaaatttatacatacctactcataaacgTGTTTTGTGTTCAATGAAAAGAGTTATTAAAGcaaacacatattattattttactctcACGACCGTCTTAAGCAATCATTTCCCATTAATTTGTTTCCATGTCACGTTTCCATTAGTTTTTTTATGAAAGGAAGCCGATAGTTATTTGCTAATGAGTGGGGTGCTATACAAttgtataaatatacatatttgggTATAATCATTGGTATCGAGATATTTATATCCAAATCGTGATTGATTTCGTGATTAAATTTCTTACTtaatttgaaaataaagaaattggTGAAATATACTTAGTccgttttaacttttaaagtctaagataatagggatgatgacacatgttgaattttataacaaaatctagtaaaatagatagcaaacgagcaatttatcacaataatgtggatattaaaagaaaatattgaaaaattacaaaaatacgggacctgaaagtttcaaaatttaagtttttttttaacttccaaaaacgataaaagtaagggtaccattcgattccttacatttcatccaaaaaaatattgtatagcaactatatacataaacgcaatatttcaccgacaaaaacgcaattttcttgttttgtccatactacaagatgggctcccagagaccttgacgtcacgttcccttatcattttctttagggcgtttcgcgattgaagtgcgactgtcagcctttgactacaatttctgacttttgtgttactttaatgcaatgggtctcatatagacatttgatcctaaaaacaaacccgatcgattgataccataaatgaaaattagtcatgtagcctattgtgaacaaaaaagttttttctaaaatataccgaattattttcgttaggttataaatattaaagtttttGCTCGGTATGTTTTATTGTTAACTTACCGTCTAACAGTTGATTATAAGCTCCAATgttctttatttacctacagatTGCAAGAAATCCTTTTGCCACTTTATGACTTCAAAATGGAACTTCAATTGAAGTTTTCATACTCAAGTATTCCATTAAATTCCAGCATCTTTTATTCACGATTTATGTATAGAAAGAGCGATATGAAGCGGTGATATTATGCCAATATCGCTGTGCAGTGGCGTTGACGTATCCAGGGATTTACCCACGTCAGTTTATTCGTTTAGTGTGAGAAGTTATGTTATAAGTATTCGACTATTTGTAGTTTGAATTTGTAggaattatttaaataacagaAGAGGTTCAGGCAAACAAATGATTTTGTTGATGTTGTTTGGAAAGGAAAACCTTTTCGAAAGTTTAAATTAGGTGCcaaaataataaagttttacGTATATTGTACTACGTACCTAATTATTAGTAATTTTCGTGTTCGCAGTCATTATAAGTCATTTCCTCTTAAAAGGACGCCTTGCCCATAGCACCCGTGCTTACGGCCTTCGTACTAATCGTAGGTATTCAATCAATACATATCCAATCACCAGAATCAATAGAACTACTCAATTGATTTCTATTGAACTAATACaagttttttgtttatttattaatacattttatgTCAGGAATCAGTGCAACTGACTAATATTCAGCAAGTAGGTCTTTCTCgtttattcatttattcaaaatcgGATACCTAGTAAGTAAAAACGTGCAAACGGTTTGCTTACTAACTATAAGTTATATaacgatatatatattatgtttttttataggtacctacctagctagTTCTATGTATATACAATAAgtatagtaagtacttaattaatatcTAACAGCCAATAAACTTCAATGACAATAATATACAAGCATTTAATGAAATCTCGACAATATCTACATTTAACCTCGATTAAATCAACCCAAATTTAAATTCGAGGATGAACGCTTAATTTCATATGTACAGTGTGAATtgttcataaatattgttttatgtaCAGGTAGCTTTATAAACGTAAAGTGCATCAAAAATAAACGGAATAATTTTCActgataccatagagaaatatagtaagacaagagtgcacacttcatacatcagttcagactattaatttcagtgtcgacatctagcatcgagtagcggaactattagtactgctacttgacaatacatgtagcaccgaccggaaagtcttatctcaacagcataagactttccggtcggtgctacatctattgtcaagtagcagtactgatagttccgctactcgatgctagatgctaatagtctttttggtactaaaactgatgtatggagtgagcactctatgtatttttttctctatgctgatACTAGTATCAAAGAGAGATACTGATACtgattttatagagagttactgtcatgctaaattatgtagccacagtaaatttaccgccaccttttgacagaagattaaaactgttagtaggtacgccatttgactttgatccttattctttcacggatatgtgttaatttgtaaatatgtattgaaattaacgccatctagccgagcataggccaaaggtatggtgaaAACTTTTCCAACGATGGTTGTCTGGTggagaatgccttttggcattgTGTCCGCTATTTGTGTATACGAATAAAGTTTAAGTTGTATATAAATAAGATTATGTTGTTCCAGAAGCCAGACATACCCGCCTGGCTGCAATACGCCAGAAGGAGATGAGGAGAGCAACCGAAGCCGGGTCCTTCGCTAGAGCCGTTTCTGCATACTGCTAATACCATTTAATGAACAATTGTTGTACCACAATCAATTAATTATCATTCCTGTATACCTAccaagtacttaaataaatacctacaattttCCCTTGTTCCTTTCCCTCTTCCACTTTGACTCTTATTAGTATAACGATAGATTTTACACAGTAGTAAATGTTGGATGTAGAATACCCATTCGTTTCACCCATTCCGATTTCATccttaaatatgtatgtaatttaAGATTAATTAAAGCATTTGAGACATATGAAAATTGAGCCTGGAGGTAACAGGATTATCAATGTAACGTTATGGAATAAAAGCAATTAAGAAAACGTAATTgttaattattagttttattttacttcaTAAAAGGATAAATCTTTAGTCTTTAAGAccttaaacataaaataaaatgcgcCCAGCCAtacaatacttatatttattttcgaaACCTTACCTAAATCAGTAATCCGTGAAATAGAATCGAGAAAGTGTAAGCCGGTGTTCCTCCATTACCTACCTCGAGAAATCCTAAACTACAGAATGGGGCTACCCATTCGATGATGCTACCTATTTATGAAACTGGGTAATTCTAGCTAACAATCTGAAGGCGGCCCCAAAAGGGAATTATAATAAAGTACAATTTACGGAGTCATATTATCTTCTTAACTTTGTTTCTTGTCCGAGTCCGTTTCTGTTAATGAAAGTTACGATccattatttaagtttacctATGTttatatacgtcataaatttgGAAATATTTCCATTAAAGGAAATGTAATTACGTACCTACAAAATCCGgtaaaatttatttacttattcaatttaatttatacaatgTGCCCTAGGCTTTCGTATCAATGTGCCTTGCCCTTTTTAGCTTCAGGTTTTACAGAGCAATTTAAAatagataattaataattatgacgtccgactttcaatccggaggtcgcgggttcaaatcctggctcgtaccaatgcgtttttcggaacttatgtacgaaatatcatttgatatttaggtaccactagcttttcggtgtaggaaaacatcatgaggaaacctgcatacatctgcaaagaaattcaaaggtgtatgtgaagtcctcAATCcccattgggctagcgtggggactagcccaagccctctcgcgcatgagaggaggcctgtgcccagcagtgggacgtatataggctcaaattattattatttaattaataattaagataATTGATAATTAAGATAGGTAATTGGTTGCTTCGAATGTTTCGGTGGCTTCTCTGCGTCAACTGTATGTATGTGTCCCGCCGTGTACACCGTATCAATGTACCTACTCTCAGTCCTTCAATataatttggtacacatttttgctCAATCACGGCTACGATACGAACAGCAAAAGTGTACCTGCACCATACCTAGTAAAACACGTAGGTGCTCCACAAACATGATTATGTTGTTGTTAAAGTAGCACCGCCCACGATCTCTCTGTTTTACCTTAAGGTTGACTCGTAGAGAATGCCTaatagcattaagtccgccttttgtactgtAAGGTttcattttgtgcaataaaggttaaataaataaataacaaaaggaTCAGAGACACAATCTGCGAATCGTTGATAAATCAAAGATATAAACTCCTATAAAGGTTCATCAGACTGGAAAACTCGTAAGAAGAGGCAATAAACCGAAACAAAACAGGTACAATTTTCTGTGTTCAACCGTTGGAATAAGCCTTTGTCATATTCCATTGTTTGTAAACAAATCAAATAAGATCAAGCAACTGTCTAAAATATAGGAAAGTAaggaagtaggtatacctacttacgtagATACCCAAAGAATCGCTTAGAAATCCAAACAAAATCTTTTGAATTTTCATCACGTTGCTAATGGAACTGAAATTCTGTTAATATATACGGCCTGATTAGAACtttaatacctatacctagatACTTACGTCAAAAATTagctctagatacgatatggatcggatatgtcagtgtcaaacgtgACGTTTTAGTTTGAAGAGACGTCACTTTCGACAATGACATTTCCGATCCGTATCGTATCTAGAGCGAATTTTTACGTAACGTATACTTCGAATCAGGCTGATAGATTCGTTTTGCTGCCGCGGTAGTGAGAATTTCATACGGAACGTGTCGGCGAGTTTTGTTTGAAATACAtactactaggtacttattctgtgcctgtgGCTTGGAAATACCTAAAGATAAACTAATCCGtattaggtaccataaaaatattattaacccTTTACAGGCTAAAGGATATAATTATGTCCCACATACTACACTTCAAACAGGTGTTCTATTTTCGATGAGTAAGACTGTCTTTCGATTGTCTTTTTTTTCAACCTGGTAAAGTGTTAAGTATGTACAGTGGAAACTGGATAAGTGGAACCTGGGTTAGTGGAAAACCTCTTTAAGTGGACCCAAGTTCTCGGTTCCAGTCCCTTGGCAACGAATTACCTCTATAAGTGGAATTTTAGGACCTCTATAAGCGGAATCCATTTTTTCCAATCTCGAAAGTTTTGAACTTATTACTTTTTCCTTACGAAGTTatgaaaaacaagcaacaacggttgcactccgggggtgccgatagaagtgaaaactcacctcactatgttacctacgcccggtaacacgatacatacgtttagcggaggtattttattctcaaataagatcacactttttcattgacatgtttatttacctacataatactgccatgacaacgtcaaattatttgaacataggtaaagagtcttgaaaaggagtccgtaacataaatgtcaaataacattgagtttttctttattgatttaaatgccatgtaaattatgagtggccatctaaaccttacgccccttacggtcacgtgatcgccttacgccccttacggtcacgtgatcgccttacgcctcgagtttatcattttttccccacttcaaaaagtgcccagcgccgctaaagaagttttcactttaaaaaaactgtttttcgcTGCTGTTCCGCAGTTAATCAAGAAACAAGAAGTATATTACAATAATTCTTGTTTTCCACTTGAATACCTATGAAAACTTAATTAATACTAAACTGTCCTTATCCCACTTACATAATAAATCCCACTCCCCCTTCACCCCGTTATCttgtcctttcccgggactcTACACTAAATTTTCGaatttataatacatacattacatgtagtacctacataaatttaatttagtcaATTGACAGATAAAGGTGCTagagtagtaaaataaaacaaattaatgaCTTggtgtaataattttaatagttaCTATTTGTTAATCTGTGTCAGTACATCAAATTATCTTAACGAATGTCTAGCTTATTTGGTAAGCACAAATACTAATTCATGTTTTCATTAAAACTATACATTACattgttgaaatatttttacaag
The sequence above is a segment of the Cydia amplana chromosome 2, ilCydAmpl1.1, whole genome shotgun sequence genome. Coding sequences within it:
- the LOC134659817 gene encoding uncharacterized protein LOC134659817 isoform X1, with protein sequence MLNKNFAIAVAVVLACVCLAEAREESPHDMADALRMLQELDRYYTQAARPRIDRRDVGDDRVDPHVIDRALRLLQLQTLDRLYSYHTRPRFGKRSDSFTNWAKDLEKPDIPAWLQYARRR